From one Chryseobacterium sp. 3008163 genomic stretch:
- a CDS encoding NAD(P)-dependent oxidoreductase, whose protein sequence is MKTNRIAVIGGTGKSGKYLVQQLLEKGYPIKLLLRNPENFTLENPLIEIVKGDARDFEAVDHLIKDCSAVISKIGQPVGEQSIFTDATKNVIQSMNSHGITRYIAITGLNVDTPLDHKNDKVKIATNWMYENYPKTTKDKQDEYEILVSSNLDWTLVRLPLIIPTCESFPTETNLEDCKGEKISATDLSEFLVSQIEDKTFIKQSPFLYNV, encoded by the coding sequence ATGAAAACAAATAGAATTGCCGTAATCGGCGGAACGGGAAAATCAGGAAAATATCTTGTTCAGCAACTTCTGGAAAAAGGGTATCCAATCAAACTATTACTTCGAAATCCCGAAAATTTCACCTTAGAAAATCCTTTGATCGAAATTGTAAAAGGTGATGCACGAGATTTTGAGGCGGTAGACCATCTTATCAAAGATTGCAGTGCTGTGATTAGTAAAATTGGTCAGCCGGTTGGTGAACAATCAATCTTTACTGATGCTACAAAAAATGTGATACAGTCGATGAATTCACACGGGATTACAAGATATATTGCTATTACGGGTCTGAACGTTGATACTCCACTTGATCATAAAAACGATAAGGTAAAAATTGCAACCAATTGGATGTATGAAAATTATCCAAAAACAACAAAAGACAAACAGGATGAATATGAGATTCTTGTGAGCTCTAATCTAGATTGGACTTTGGTAAGACTTCCGTTGATCATCCCGACTTGCGAGTCTTTTCCTACAGAAACGAATTTAGAAGATTGTAAAGGTGAGAAAATCAGTGCTACAGATTTGTCAGAATTTTTAGTTTCTCAGATTGAGGATAAAACTTTTATTAAACAAAGTCCGTTTTTGTATAATGTTTAA